The genome window ACCCACTTCCTCGATCTGGTGCTCGGCGCCGAGGCGACGCTGGGCGCGCAACATGGGCTGGCCGGCCTGGTTGTCCAGAATGAAGTCATGGGCGAACTTGCCGTTCTGGATTTCCTTGAGCACCTGCTTCATGGCCTTGCGGGATTCCTCGCCGATGACGCGCGGGCCGGTGACATAGTCGCCGAATTCTGCGGTGTCGGAGATGGAATAGCGCATCATGGCCATGCCGCCCTCGTACATGAGGTCGATGATCAGCTTGAGTTCGTGCAGGCACTCGAAGTAGGCAACCTCGGGCTGGTATCCGGCCTCCACCAGGGTCTCGAAGCCGGCCTTGCACAGCTCGGTCAGGCCGCCGCAGAGCACGGCCTGCTCACCGAACAGGTCGGTTTCGGTTTCTTCCTTGAAGGTGGTTTCGATGACGCCGGAGCGCGTGGCGCCGATGCCCTTGGCATAGGCCAGGGCAATGTTCATTGCGTTGCCGGAGGCATCCTGCTCAATGGCCACCAGGCCGGGGACGGCGCCGCCCTCGGTGTAGGTGCGGCGGACCATGTGGCCCGGCCCCTTGGGAGCGATGAGCATGCAGTCCACGCCCGCGGGCGGCACGATCTGCTGGAAGTGCACGTTGAAACCGTGGCCGAAGGCCAGCACGTTGCCCTCTTCGAGGTACGGCGCGATTTCATTCCGGTACACGGAGGCCTGGGTCTGGTCCGGCAGCAGGATCATGATCAGGTCGGCCTGCTTGGCGGCCTCGGCCACGGAAACGGGCTCGAAGCCGTGTTCCTTGGCCAGATCATAGTTGGGGCCGCCGGGGCGCTGGGCCACGACAACCTTGACACCGGAATCACGCAAGTTCTGTGCGTGGGCATGCCCCTGACTACCGTAGCCGACGA of Salidesulfovibrio onnuriiensis contains these proteins:
- the ilvC gene encoding ketol-acid reductoisomerase; the protein is MKVYYEKDADLKYLKDKTVAIVGYGSQGHAHAQNLRDSGVKVVVAQRPGGPNYDLAKEHGFEPVSVAEAAKQADLIMILLPDQTQASVYRNEIAPYLEEGNVLAFGHGFNVHFQQIVPPAGVDCMLIAPKGPGHMVRRTYTEGGAVPGLVAIEQDASGNAMNIALAYAKGIGATRSGVIETTFKEETETDLFGEQAVLCGGLTELCKAGFETLVEAGYQPEVAYFECLHELKLIIDLMYEGGMAMMRYSISDTAEFGDYVTGPRVIGEESRKAMKQVLKEIQNGKFAHDFILDNQAGQPMLRAQRRLGAEHQIEEVGTRLREMMSWLKK